One window from the genome of Spirochaeta isovalerica encodes:
- a CDS encoding GerMN domain-containing protein, whose protein sequence is MNRTEQEKNRQKKPAPSKKNSGKKRAPQKKGIIRKKSSEEKSNKSLIPLLIILIILLIATLYLTFGESSSFLSSLISKDTEAPPTIERPEIIQTELPSTEEKDDDTFAVTKEVPLTEEESLPEPEATATPAKEMKSRLFFVKVNDEGQISIKSIIRSIPYDTAPLTETMRSLMLGPDRSDLNKGLLNLIPQNSELLSVKISGGTAFLDFNENFRYNSLGFEGYKAQLMQIVYTATEFDSVSNVQILIQGEKLDYLGAEGVYIGAPIDRDYFNTF, encoded by the coding sequence ATGAACAGAACAGAACAAGAAAAGAACAGACAGAAAAAACCAGCTCCTTCAAAAAAAAATTCCGGTAAGAAAAGAGCCCCTCAAAAGAAAGGAATTATCAGGAAAAAGAGCAGTGAAGAAAAGTCAAATAAATCCCTCATCCCCCTTCTGATAATACTGATTATACTTCTTATCGCCACTCTTTATCTGACCTTCGGAGAAAGCAGCTCATTCCTTTCCTCTCTCATATCCAAAGACACCGAAGCTCCCCCTACCATCGAGCGGCCTGAAATAATACAAACGGAACTCCCTTCAACAGAGGAAAAAGATGATGACACTTTCGCCGTTACGAAAGAAGTCCCCCTGACAGAAGAAGAGAGTCTGCCGGAACCGGAGGCGACAGCCACCCCGGCCAAAGAAATGAAATCCCGGCTGTTTTTTGTCAAAGTAAATGATGAAGGACAGATCAGCATAAAGAGCATCATCCGATCCATACCTTACGATACAGCTCCTCTGACTGAAACGATGCGCTCTCTCATGCTCGGTCCCGACCGGTCTGATCTGAATAAAGGGCTTCTTAATCTCATTCCCCAGAATTCTGAATTGCTATCAGTAAAGATATCAGGCGGCACCGCTTTTCTGGACTTCAACGAAAACTTCCGATACAACTCTCTCGGATTTGAAGGCTATAAAGCCCAGCTTATGCAAATTGTATACACGGCGACGGAGTTTGATTCCGTCAGTAATGTGCAGATACTGATCCAGGGGGAAAAACTCGATTATCTGGGAGCCGAAGGCGTTTATATTGGTGCACCTATAGACAGGGATTACTTCAACACATTTTAA
- a CDS encoding HAD family hydrolase — protein sequence MAVKAVAFDIDGTLYPNWKMQLNSVPFFAFHPLLIYKFGEIRKEIRKRDNIEDFYAVQAQLLGETLRISADRAKEIIDDVFYTRWERTFSRIKPYGNVKMVIESIRAMGLKTAVLSDFPIGRKLEYFGLENLWDVELSSEETGYLKPHKRPFEVLSERLGVSPKEVIYVGNSYSYDVTGSKSAGMISGHLSSSERDGTIADFTFSSYSDFMDKIKRYL from the coding sequence ATGGCGGTAAAAGCGGTAGCGTTCGACATTGACGGAACTCTCTATCCCAACTGGAAAATGCAGCTCAATTCTGTACCCTTCTTCGCGTTTCATCCCCTTCTCATCTATAAGTTCGGGGAAATTCGAAAAGAGATCAGGAAACGGGATAATATTGAAGATTTCTACGCTGTTCAGGCTCAGCTCCTGGGTGAGACCCTGCGCATCTCTGCCGACAGAGCGAAAGAGATCATCGATGATGTTTTCTACACACGATGGGAGAGAACTTTTTCCCGAATAAAACCTTACGGTAATGTCAAAATGGTTATAGAATCAATTAGAGCCATGGGATTGAAAACGGCTGTTCTCTCCGATTTTCCCATAGGGCGGAAACTGGAATATTTCGGTTTGGAAAATCTCTGGGATGTCGAGCTTTCATCGGAGGAAACCGGTTATCTCAAACCCCACAAACGGCCTTTCGAGGTTCTCAGCGAGCGTTTGGGAGTCTCTCCGAAGGAAGTGATTTATGTGGGCAACAGCTATTCCTATGATGTTACCGGCTCCAAAAGCGCCGGGATGATATCGGGTCATCTTTCATCGAGTGAAAGGGACGGGACCATTGCTGATTTTACTTTCAGCAGCTATAGCGATTTCATGGATAAAATCAAAAGATATCTTTAG
- a CDS encoding TlyA family RNA methyltransferase, giving the protein MKKIKLLDILCSLYPDLERKELFSEVMCGKVKINGETIRDPKRMVSSDVKPEIARKKYVSRGGYKLEKVLRFWEIDINGKGFLDAGASTGGFTDCLLQNGASFVHAVDVGYNQLDYSLRVDDRVFVHEKTNIMHLDFLDPPPSGAVADLSFRSINDAASKILSLTTERYLIALVKPQFEIRQPDDSFDGILRDSEEILRVAMEVLYRLREENCFVTRVDLSPVKGKKGNQELLFYITDKETISVEDIQDKLESLLKMC; this is encoded by the coding sequence ATGAAAAAAATCAAGCTTCTTGATATCTTGTGCTCCCTGTATCCCGATCTCGAGAGGAAAGAGCTTTTTTCTGAAGTCATGTGCGGTAAAGTGAAGATAAACGGAGAGACAATCCGCGATCCTAAACGCATGGTTTCCTCAGACGTTAAACCTGAAATTGCAAGAAAGAAATATGTTTCCCGGGGCGGTTATAAACTTGAGAAAGTTCTCCGGTTCTGGGAAATCGATATTAATGGAAAAGGGTTTCTCGATGCGGGAGCTTCGACAGGCGGTTTTACCGATTGTCTTCTACAGAACGGGGCTTCTTTTGTTCATGCGGTAGATGTCGGTTATAATCAGCTTGATTACTCGCTTCGCGTCGATGATCGGGTTTTTGTTCATGAAAAAACAAATATCATGCATCTGGATTTTCTCGATCCACCGCCATCAGGGGCGGTGGCAGATTTGTCCTTCCGGTCAATCAACGACGCTGCTTCGAAAATTCTGTCTTTGACAACGGAACGATACTTGATCGCTCTTGTAAAACCTCAGTTCGAGATCCGACAGCCTGATGATTCCTTTGACGGCATTTTGCGCGATTCAGAGGAGATTCTCAGAGTCGCTATGGAAGTTCTCTATCGGCTCCGGGAGGAAAATTGCTTTGTTACCCGGGTGGATCTCTCTCCCGTGAAAGGTAAAAAGGGTAACCAGGAACTCCTCTTTTATATTACAGACAAAGAAACCATATCTGTTGAAGATATTCAAGATAAGCTCGAATCTCTTCTTAAAATGTGTTGA
- a CDS encoding MotA/TolQ/ExbB proton channel family protein, whose translation MLDILMKGGVILWIILLLSLVGAAIIIERLLYFRKTRVDEDKLFNRIKATVEKKHFDEAIFICESTVSPFTRLMKTGIEHRNYPKHVQKEVLQEAANQEIPHLERSLSFLGTIAHISPLLGLLGTVTGNIQAFGVLGSFGAVSDPSVLARGISEALITTAGGIIVSIPAVIFYNYLVDKVGKILIKMESQVNDMLILLNEEETVEPEPRSGE comes from the coding sequence ATGCTGGATATACTGATGAAAGGGGGAGTGATCCTCTGGATAATTCTTCTGCTGTCTCTGGTCGGAGCAGCTATAATCATTGAAAGGCTTCTTTATTTCAGAAAAACGAGAGTAGACGAGGACAAGCTTTTCAACCGCATTAAAGCAACGGTCGAGAAAAAACACTTTGACGAAGCGATTTTTATCTGCGAGAGCACCGTTTCCCCCTTTACCCGGTTAATGAAAACCGGAATAGAGCATCGTAATTATCCGAAACATGTTCAGAAAGAGGTTCTCCAGGAAGCGGCCAATCAGGAGATTCCCCATCTGGAACGGTCTCTGTCCTTTCTGGGGACAATCGCTCACATCAGCCCGCTTCTCGGACTGCTCGGTACAGTAACCGGTAATATCCAGGCTTTCGGGGTTCTGGGCAGTTTCGGCGCTGTCAGCGACCCTTCTGTACTGGCCAGAGGAATTTCCGAAGCCCTGATTACCACAGCCGGCGGGATCATTGTCTCCATTCCCGCTGTGATCTTTTACAACTATCTTGTTGATAAGGTCGGCAAGATACTGATTAAAATGGAATCCCAGGTCAATGATATGCTCATTCTCCTCAACGAGGAGGAGACGGTAGAGCCGGAACCCCGGTCGGGGGAGTAA
- the ptsP gene encoding phosphoenolpyruvate--protein phosphotransferase has translation MKEFHGISASPGIAIGRVFLYMEDSMAVPKYTIEHDSIDTEISRYEEAVNKATSDLNQLKEQLTKEVAEENSRILDSHLLMLSDSMFNDQVFQRMKNDMINIEAALKSVIEDLVDKLNASRDLYLRERTVDILDVAKRIINHLMFRERLSLADINTEVILVSQNLMPSDTLLMNKRMVKGIAMDSGGRTSHTAILAKSFEIPAVLGLRELTKSINTNDLIIVDGHHGKVIINPDDDTRALYEKMLLEYQKRESELLNMNMLAAETKDGKLINLQANIEIPEEVDSVLVHGADGIGLYRSEFLFMQPGRVPSEEQQYEAYKTVLEAMEGKPVTIRTLDVGGDKFIPKVNNLAENNPLLGWRAIRFCIEHKEFFKQQLRALLRASVFGNLKIMFPMISGVEELEKALAILEETKDDLRKEKINFIERIPVGIMIEVPSAAMTSDILARKVDFFSIGTNDLIQYTIAVDRGNEKIATLYEPFHPGVLRLIRMVIENAHEQGLSVSMCGEMAGDLYSSVILLGLGLDVYSMSAISIPEIKRIIRSVSMSEAEELVGTIMAMKSFGDIDKYVRNWMEEKFDNIRY, from the coding sequence ATGAAAGAATTTCACGGTATTTCAGCTTCCCCGGGTATCGCTATAGGCAGAGTCTTCCTTTATATGGAAGACAGCATGGCCGTACCTAAATACACTATAGAACACGACTCTATCGATACGGAAATCTCCCGTTACGAGGAAGCTGTCAATAAAGCCACCTCGGATCTCAATCAGTTGAAAGAGCAGCTGACCAAGGAAGTGGCAGAGGAGAACAGCCGGATTCTCGATTCCCATCTTTTGATGCTCAGCGATTCCATGTTCAATGATCAGGTTTTTCAGAGAATGAAAAATGATATGATCAATATCGAAGCGGCTCTCAAGTCGGTTATAGAGGATCTGGTCGATAAGCTCAACGCATCCAGGGATCTCTATCTGCGCGAAAGAACCGTTGATATTCTCGATGTGGCCAAACGGATAATCAACCATCTTATGTTCAGGGAGAGATTATCCCTCGCCGATATCAATACGGAAGTGATTCTCGTTTCCCAGAATCTCATGCCCTCGGATACGCTCTTAATGAATAAGAGAATGGTGAAAGGCATTGCCATGGACAGCGGAGGGCGAACCTCTCATACGGCGATTCTGGCTAAATCCTTTGAGATACCCGCGGTTCTGGGATTGAGGGAGCTGACCAAGAGCATCAATACCAACGATCTGATCATTGTCGACGGACATCATGGTAAGGTCATTATTAATCCTGATGACGATACACGGGCCCTCTATGAGAAAATGCTTCTCGAGTATCAGAAGCGTGAAAGCGAACTGCTCAATATGAATATGCTGGCCGCCGAAACGAAAGACGGCAAGCTGATCAATCTGCAGGCAAATATTGAAATCCCCGAGGAAGTCGATTCGGTTCTGGTTCACGGCGCCGACGGTATCGGTCTCTATCGAAGCGAATTCCTTTTTATGCAGCCCGGACGGGTTCCATCGGAAGAACAGCAGTATGAAGCTTACAAAACCGTTCTGGAAGCGATGGAAGGCAAGCCCGTCACGATTCGTACTCTCGATGTGGGCGGAGATAAATTCATCCCGAAAGTGAATAATCTGGCGGAGAACAATCCCCTTCTCGGGTGGCGGGCTATCCGGTTCTGCATCGAGCACAAGGAGTTTTTCAAGCAGCAGTTGAGAGCTCTTCTCAGGGCTTCGGTTTTCGGAAATCTCAAAATCATGTTTCCCATGATTTCCGGAGTTGAGGAACTTGAAAAGGCTCTGGCCATTCTGGAAGAGACCAAAGATGACCTCAGAAAAGAAAAAATAAACTTTATCGAACGGATTCCCGTAGGGATCATGATAGAAGTACCCTCTGCAGCCATGACTTCCGACATACTTGCGCGGAAAGTGGACTTCTTCTCTATTGGAACCAATGACTTAATCCAGTATACTATCGCGGTTGACCGTGGAAACGAAAAAATCGCCACGCTTTATGAACCCTTTCATCCCGGAGTGCTCAGGCTCATAAGAATGGTAATAGAGAACGCCCATGAACAGGGGCTCTCGGTCAGCATGTGCGGAGAAATGGCTGGAGATCTATACTCTTCCGTCATCCTGCTAGGTCTGGGGCTTGATGTGTACAGTATGAGTGCCATCAGCATCCCGGAAATTAAAAGAATCATCCGTTCCGTCTCAATGTCGGAAGCCGAGGAACTGGTCGGTACGATTATGGCCATGAAGTCCTTCGGTGATATCGACAAGTATGTCAGGAATTGGATGGAGGAAAAATTTGACAATATCAGATACTAA
- the der gene encoding ribosome biogenesis GTPase Der — protein sequence MTISDTNKILPRIVIVGRPNVGKSTLFNRILKKRRAITDPTPGVTRDAIEEKAIIAGREVLIVDTGGYKVERDDQFDELVAQKSLNVLGDADLILFMLDVNELSGEDEAYIEHLRPHMGKTLLIANKVDHVEKEPEIYNFYTLGFEHIIGISAAHGRNIQELEDKILSMIDFDNLKAREDHEPDIRIAILGKPNAGKSTLTNALTGREDSIVSPIAGTTRDVVQGHFKYKGQVFRVLDTAGIRKKKRVVEDVEYYSVNRAIKSISQSDVVLLLIDVEEGLSEQDKKIAHQIVKKGKGVILVVNKWDLKKDIKNEFKAVEDRMRFLFPILDFAPIVPISALKNEGMKELLNTALQVRKQMKQRVDTPILNDALAEWVDYTPIPMVKGKNFKIRYITQVSSDPVQFVLFVNREKNFPESYVRYIKNQIKKEFNFNKIPFSIDLKER from the coding sequence TTGACAATATCAGATACTAATAAAATACTGCCCAGGATCGTTATCGTAGGCCGTCCGAATGTGGGAAAATCCACTTTATTCAACCGGATTCTAAAAAAAAGACGAGCCATCACCGACCCGACGCCCGGTGTTACAAGGGATGCCATCGAAGAGAAAGCGATAATAGCGGGACGGGAAGTCCTGATTGTCGATACGGGCGGTTACAAAGTTGAAAGGGATGATCAATTCGATGAACTGGTCGCACAGAAGAGCCTTAATGTTCTTGGCGATGCCGATCTTATCCTCTTTATGCTCGATGTTAACGAACTGTCCGGCGAGGACGAAGCTTATATTGAACATCTCCGTCCTCATATGGGTAAGACTCTCCTAATCGCCAATAAAGTAGATCATGTGGAGAAAGAACCTGAAATCTACAATTTCTACACCCTCGGATTTGAACATATTATCGGGATTTCAGCGGCTCATGGCCGGAATATTCAGGAGTTGGAAGATAAAATCCTCTCGATGATCGATTTCGATAACCTGAAAGCCCGCGAGGATCATGAACCGGATATCAGGATTGCCATTCTTGGAAAACCCAATGCGGGTAAATCGACGTTGACCAACGCTTTAACGGGCAGGGAGGATTCCATTGTCTCTCCTATTGCCGGCACGACCAGAGATGTGGTGCAGGGGCACTTTAAGTACAAAGGCCAGGTGTTCCGCGTTCTGGATACGGCGGGGATCAGAAAGAAAAAGCGGGTCGTTGAAGATGTGGAATACTACTCGGTCAACCGCGCCATCAAAAGCATCAGCCAGTCCGATGTGGTTCTTCTTCTGATCGATGTGGAGGAAGGGCTTTCGGAACAGGACAAAAAAATCGCCCATCAGATCGTCAAGAAAGGGAAAGGCGTTATTCTCGTCGTTAACAAATGGGACTTGAAGAAGGACATCAAGAACGAATTCAAAGCCGTGGAGGACAGGATGAGGTTTCTGTTCCCCATTCTGGATTTCGCGCCGATCGTTCCCATTTCAGCTCTGAAAAACGAGGGTATGAAAGAACTTCTCAATACGGCGCTGCAGGTACGGAAGCAAATGAAACAGCGGGTTGATACGCCGATTCTCAATGACGCTCTCGCCGAATGGGTCGATTACACTCCAATCCCCATGGTTAAAGGTAAAAACTTTAAGATCCGATATATAACACAGGTTTCAAGTGATCCGGTACAGTTCGTTCTCTTTGTCAACAGAGAGAAAAACTTTCCCGAATCCTATGTGCGTTATATTAAGAATCAGATTAAAAAGGAATTCAATTTCAACAAGATTCCCTTTTCCATTGATCTGAAGGAGCGGTAA
- a CDS encoding SpiroCoCo family coiled-coil protein, whose amino-acid sequence MIFDTGDLIVLGILTILLFVFRQFDRNNRSLEKVRSYADKVRAQLDEIVQEKKDAIRDLSIDMDIQEKTDKEILKRVEAARDEMMAHGETIDNFNEKVTIYNERVEELVAMTARVDENLLKIRDESEYVDTVGKRISESLRKIQLLEKAMGALQDQFVKENKANLDNFQDSLLQSTEERIRTIEEQVEQSELMVRHFRESVESLDQKHSDLSQEKLALFQKEMEAVRDTYDGYLADVAEKGRRLESEVFDELTNSINTTADRIEDNWKNGINELKDSISVTVEEIREKIGSVEEAMFIVEKDAQAASVRIGEDQESLEERMKVLAEEQLNRAEAQIAEFNESLDSRIEQIRLEMEDSFNKTGEMISSQEREAVSRLEGLTSRYDDLELTVKKDAAEKHSASLELIESYWENLKERLDNAKAQMDDAFLRTDQQVSGHEEETSRRLDLLTERFGEHEELMKREADEVLDRCRILIKDQEADSSALVEKMKTNMDEVTVFSSKISQQMTSFKEQIDSETEDLAQRLENISSHMGGKIEEKAAELETGLIRSVEEKVGEYEQAVSRRFDRLDGFMEDLDNLEGNLKISLQEAVASVERDFEIFKENLTEERAAFRNSLEEEGNAVQLRMDELESGLEALKSRAYDNVSEKLKVFEDDFFSDLKKRDAAMQNSLEEWQKNIDFRMEDIDLKGTREREELQQFWSSDMKVKLSELQSQIYSQFDMFKGQVQDFRESVDNSISTTEEEMKNFHLSLRNEIDGLRESSSAMFDEQFSLFREGIAERFDKADKSVEIKLDEMMSDFEISRKELFLSMERSQTELSSWQTKMVQQMKTDESALADQILGFKTDMTENISIIRDDFRSQREELIVSTNEERASLRREISENSKQLEELNKELERSSMQALDKFRSDYDDFILDFQRKSHEIQSESELHSKDIRQGLADTREKVDALQKKMFGRIEDDYNVLSGNLKEIEAKQQDFIAQTQIFERADTLKEALTADIEALKDQVAQVEKSSSQVYAIRSDFEDILRLNDDIQTKLAKVMSEKQKIDTMDERISRIISLSDSVNLKLDEVSTTHDSLQEYQVRLRQIEDLQDSIDKRFARLEKKGPVIDTTTEGVDRNFQLMETIEKAVNTVRTDLKPLFDSLNEAKEQHSVLREEQDKVKTVIDKLSGLDEIITELDKRIESMNKAREWVASTEARIDSIGKKAREQVQLFGKLMEKEGRPSERQRRSPAAGSPDMEVREMVLRLAHEGWKSEEIARTTKLSQGEVELILELSPDFTRK is encoded by the coding sequence ATGATATTTGATACCGGGGATTTAATTGTTCTTGGAATTTTGACCATTCTACTATTTGTTTTCAGGCAGTTTGACAGGAACAACAGGTCTCTGGAGAAGGTCCGCTCATACGCCGATAAAGTCCGGGCGCAGCTCGATGAGATCGTTCAGGAAAAGAAGGATGCCATCCGCGATCTTTCCATCGATATGGATATTCAGGAGAAGACCGACAAGGAAATCCTGAAACGCGTTGAAGCCGCCCGTGATGAGATGATGGCTCACGGCGAGACAATCGATAACTTCAATGAGAAAGTCACGATCTATAACGAACGGGTCGAAGAGCTTGTGGCCATGACGGCCCGGGTCGATGAGAACCTTCTCAAAATCCGTGACGAGTCGGAATATGTCGATACGGTGGGGAAGAGAATCTCCGAGTCTCTGAGAAAGATACAGCTGCTGGAAAAAGCCATGGGGGCTTTGCAGGATCAATTCGTAAAAGAGAACAAAGCCAACCTCGACAACTTTCAGGACAGTTTGCTTCAGAGTACGGAAGAGAGGATACGGACCATTGAAGAGCAGGTCGAGCAGTCCGAGCTGATGGTTCGGCATTTCCGGGAATCTGTTGAATCGCTCGATCAGAAGCACAGCGATCTCTCTCAGGAGAAGCTGGCTTTATTTCAGAAAGAGATGGAAGCGGTTCGTGACACCTATGACGGCTACCTGGCCGATGTGGCCGAGAAGGGGCGCCGCCTTGAGTCCGAGGTTTTTGACGAACTGACAAACAGCATCAATACGACTGCGGACAGAATTGAAGATAACTGGAAAAACGGAATAAATGAGCTTAAGGATTCCATTTCCGTTACGGTTGAAGAAATACGTGAAAAGATCGGCTCAGTTGAAGAAGCCATGTTTATCGTCGAAAAAGATGCGCAGGCGGCTTCCGTTAGGATTGGTGAAGATCAGGAATCTCTGGAAGAACGCATGAAGGTTCTGGCTGAAGAACAGCTGAACCGGGCTGAAGCGCAGATCGCTGAATTTAATGAATCCCTGGATAGCAGAATAGAGCAGATCCGTCTGGAAATGGAGGATTCTTTCAATAAAACAGGTGAGATGATTTCATCGCAGGAACGGGAGGCCGTTTCCCGCCTTGAAGGGCTTACCAGCCGTTATGATGATCTTGAACTGACAGTTAAAAAGGATGCGGCGGAGAAGCATAGCGCATCGCTGGAACTGATTGAAAGTTATTGGGAAAATCTGAAAGAAAGGCTCGATAATGCCAAGGCTCAGATGGATGATGCCTTCCTCCGTACAGACCAGCAGGTATCAGGACATGAAGAGGAAACATCGAGAAGGCTCGATCTTCTGACGGAACGGTTCGGCGAGCATGAAGAGCTTATGAAGCGCGAAGCCGATGAGGTCCTTGACCGCTGCCGCATTCTGATAAAAGACCAGGAGGCGGACAGTTCCGCTCTTGTAGAGAAAATGAAAACCAATATGGATGAAGTGACGGTTTTCAGCAGTAAAATCTCTCAGCAGATGACCAGTTTTAAAGAACAGATAGATTCGGAAACCGAAGATCTGGCTCAAAGGCTTGAAAATATTTCCTCCCATATGGGCGGAAAAATCGAAGAGAAAGCCGCAGAGCTTGAAACAGGTCTCATCCGTTCTGTCGAAGAGAAGGTCGGTGAATACGAGCAGGCGGTGTCCCGCCGTTTTGACCGGCTCGACGGCTTTATGGAAGACCTGGATAATCTGGAAGGCAATCTTAAAATTTCTCTTCAGGAGGCTGTGGCCTCCGTCGAAAGGGATTTTGAAATTTTCAAGGAGAATCTTACGGAGGAAAGGGCTGCGTTCAGGAACTCTCTCGAAGAAGAGGGCAATGCCGTTCAGCTCCGCATGGATGAGCTTGAGAGCGGACTTGAAGCTCTTAAAAGCAGGGCTTACGACAATGTCTCTGAAAAACTCAAAGTTTTTGAAGATGACTTTTTCTCCGATCTGAAAAAACGCGATGCTGCCATGCAGAACAGTCTTGAGGAATGGCAGAAGAACATTGATTTCCGGATGGAGGATATCGATCTGAAGGGCACAAGGGAGAGAGAGGAGCTGCAGCAGTTCTGGTCTTCCGATATGAAAGTGAAGCTCTCTGAACTGCAGAGCCAGATCTATAGCCAGTTCGATATGTTTAAGGGACAGGTGCAGGATTTCCGGGAGTCTGTTGATAATTCGATAAGCACGACGGAAGAGGAGATGAAAAATTTCCATTTGTCTCTCCGCAATGAAATTGACGGATTGCGGGAAAGCTCCTCCGCCATGTTCGATGAGCAGTTCAGCCTGTTCCGGGAAGGTATTGCCGAACGTTTTGATAAAGCGGATAAGTCTGTGGAGATCAAGCTCGATGAAATGATGTCCGATTTCGAAATATCGCGGAAAGAGCTGTTCCTTTCCATGGAGAGAAGCCAGACCGAATTGTCTTCGTGGCAGACCAAAATGGTACAGCAGATGAAAACTGATGAGTCGGCTCTCGCCGACCAGATTCTCGGGTTTAAAACAGATATGACAGAAAACATCTCGATTATCCGCGATGATTTCAGGAGCCAGAGGGAGGAACTTATTGTTTCCACCAATGAAGAAAGAGCTTCTTTGAGACGGGAAATCAGTGAAAACAGCAAGCAGCTTGAAGAACTGAATAAAGAACTTGAGCGCAGCAGTATGCAGGCTCTGGATAAATTCAGATCGGACTACGATGATTTCATTCTCGATTTCCAGAGAAAGTCCCATGAGATCCAGAGTGAGTCGGAACTCCATTCCAAAGATATCCGGCAGGGACTGGCGGATACCCGGGAGAAAGTGGACGCCCTTCAGAAGAAAATGTTCGGCAGAATCGAAGATGATTACAATGTCCTGTCGGGGAACCTGAAAGAGATTGAAGCGAAACAGCAGGATTTTATTGCCCAGACCCAGATCTTTGAGCGGGCCGATACTCTGAAGGAAGCTCTGACAGCCGATATAGAAGCTCTTAAAGATCAGGTAGCTCAGGTCGAGAAGAGCAGCAGCCAGGTTTACGCCATCCGGAGCGACTTTGAGGATATTCTCAGGCTCAATGATGATATACAGACGAAACTCGCCAAAGTTATGAGCGAAAAACAGAAGATCGATACGATGGATGAGAGAATCAGCCGTATTATCAGCCTGTCCGACTCGGTCAACCTCAAGCTCGATGAAGTGTCGACCACTCACGATAGCCTACAGGAATATCAGGTGCGGTTGAGGCAGATCGAAGACCTTCAGGATTCCATAGACAAGCGCTTTGCAAGGCTGGAGAAGAAAGGTCCTGTTATCGATACAACTACAGAAGGCGTTGACCGGAACTTCCAGCTGATGGAAACTATTGAAAAAGCCGTCAATACCGTGCGAACCGATCTGAAACCGCTTTTCGACAGTTTAAATGAAGCCAAAGAGCAGCATTCTGTTCTCCGGGAGGAACAGGATAAGGTTAAAACCGTTATTGATAAGCTTTCCGGTCTGGATGAAATTATCACGGAACTGGATAAACGCATTGAATCGATGAATAAAGCCCGTGAGTGGGTGGCCAGTACGGAAGCCCGTATCGATTCAATCGGCAAGAAGGCCAGAGAGCAGGTTCAGCTTTTCGGAAAACTTATGGAAAAAGAAGGTCGCCCGTCTGAACGGCAGAGAAGAAGTCCCGCCGCCGGTTCTCCCGATATGGAAGTGAGAGAGATGGTTCTGCGCCTGGCTCATGAGGGCTGGAAAAGCGAAGAGATTGCCAGAACGACCAAACTCAGTCAGGGTGAAGTGGAACTGATCCTTGAGCTATCCCCCGATTTTACCAGAAAGTAG
- a CDS encoding ExbD/TolR family protein — MKFQRRLKPQVVVDLTPLIDVVFQLVVFFMVSSVFNTSPGIELELPESSTTTSVAITEMIITVENRDTVYLNSIPYTMETLPDAVASFEFDPTDEGENVVLESAKDIPYQMIITILDVLRYNGYDAVSLVTLRSEVDE; from the coding sequence ATGAAATTCCAAAGACGGTTGAAGCCTCAGGTTGTAGTCGATCTGACTCCTCTTATCGATGTGGTTTTTCAGCTGGTGGTATTCTTTATGGTTTCCAGCGTTTTCAATACATCGCCGGGGATTGAACTGGAGCTGCCCGAATCATCGACAACGACTTCCGTGGCGATTACCGAAATGATTATAACAGTTGAAAACCGCGACACCGTTTATCTGAACAGCATTCCCTACACAATGGAAACTCTTCCCGATGCGGTAGCTTCTTTTGAGTTCGATCCCACCGACGAAGGTGAAAACGTGGTACTCGAATCGGCGAAGGATATTCCCTACCAGATGATTATAACCATTCTCGATGTTCTCCGGTACAACGGTTATGACGCGGTCAGTCTGGTAACGCTCAGGTCCGAGGTTGATGAATGA